Below is a window of Ctenopharyngodon idella isolate HZGC_01 chromosome 7, HZGC01, whole genome shotgun sequence DNA.
ATAGGTTGTAGCAGTTATTAAACTCATTgtcaaaatatttgttttccataaTACCAAGAAAAAAGCGATGGCTTACCATCAATTGACCGTGCTGAGTGTTGTACATCTCATCTTGAAGAAACAATGAGAATTTGTGCATTTTACAACTGCACTGACATTTTAAACCCATATTAAAACTTAACATTGGCAtgataacataaaataatgcaTACCTTTTTTCCGGTGCTTGTACAACTGTGCGGCCATAATTATAATCACGATCAcagataaaattattataatcaaaGCGGCTGTAGTCCAATGTGTCTGAAAGCATTTGTCTGTAGTAATGaaatacaaacaaacagacaaatagtatttattaacagacaaattatattactattatatatataaaatatatcagcTGTCTAATGAAATTTTCAGTTAAACTAATATGCGCACCTGGCAAATTAACTTCTCTTCCTTTTCCAAACAGTATTTCTCCACATGCGGCCACAGCGCAGTAGTAAATCCCAGCATCAGAGTGACTGAGGCTGTTCTTGGGCAGGTtgtagatacatttgtgtgtggtAGAGTTCCCATCAGAGCTCCTCTCACATTGACCGTTCCTGCGCTCCTGAGTGTAAATGATTCCTGGAGGAGATTCTCCAGATTCGTGTCTGAACCAGTAGACGTTGTGTTCTCCTGCACAGCTCTGAGTGACGACGGCACACTGCAGGGCCACTGCAGACTCTTCTAGATGCTCTGGATCTGACGCAGGTCTCTGATGATCAGAGTCGATGCTCAGCTCTCcacctgaaaataaaatatttaaataaatgaagcacagtttttttatttaattacacaCAATGCACAACATGTAACAAAGTTTGTGATTGTTCATCTTACCTTTAACAATGAGATCAGTTCCTTTCCCAAATATGAACTTATATGCATATGTAACACAATAGTATGTTGCAGTGTCTGATTCTTCTGCATTTGTGAGGCTCAGATTAAAACTTCTATCATCTTTTGTTGCAAAAAAACGTTTACATTtgtcaaactcattttcaaATTTGACATCTAAAGCTTGAAATATTGAAGCGATCAGAAGGGGTTTCTCTCCGACTCTTTGTCTGAGCCAAGCCACGCTGGATCTTATTTCGCCTGATAAAATACATGTGAAGGTAACACTGTCTCCTGGATGAATAATCCTTAGATGATTTTGAACTGTGATGTCTGAATTTTTTGAGGTGCCTGAAGGAATTCAGTATGAGAAGGAATGGGTGAAAAGATACTTAGTATTGTTTGCTGTGGATTTGCTTCTAAGAATATTCATTAAGCACAGGAATttagtttaacaaaaaatacataGTTACTTACACTGAGGAATGTTAAACATTAGGATGAAAAAATGGAGCATTTTGAAGAACTGGCTTCAAGTGGGCTGAAATGAAAATCTCTAGcatgagaaagagagaacattttgaaatgtatgtttataataataataataataacaccaGAAATGCTATTAAACCAAATATCCCAAGACAATACATTATAGGAAATTGTTAATAAAGTTAACTAGCCTGACAAACTCAAAATTCATTCTAAAAAGTTAGTTTAGAAAGATGGTTCTCAAAAGTGaacatataaaaatgaataaattaacaatcaaataaacaaacaaatcttaCTTACATCATCAGAtattattattgattacagGTTTGTGCCATGTAAACTGTCAGACAGGTTTTATGTCCCTCTGTGATAGTGAGACTGAAAGAGAGAAACACAGAGAGGTTTGCCTTTATATGAACTCCCCTAAAGAGCAGCATCTTTACATgattctacacacacacacacacacacacgcacgcacaagtttatttttgtaaattgtggggacattccataggcgtaatggtttttatactgtacaaaccgtattttctccctacaccaaccctacacctaaacctacccatcacagaaaactgtgcacatttttactttctcgaaaaaaactaattctgtatgatttataagccttttgaaaaatggggacatggggtaatgtcctcatatgtcaccctctccttgtaatacctatgtcatacccatgttattatacaaatttgtctcctgatatgtcacaaaaacacgcacacacacacacacacacatgcacatatacacttaaaaatacatatatacataaataaaaagcagTCGAGCTgatggttttattttatagaattTGCACtgaagacaaaaacacacacaaaatgcagctTGCTCCAATTTTAACGCTAAATAAATTTCGAAATGGTAAACATAACAATTGAACATCTATTGTTAGATCTTTAAAGTCTCTTTTTCTAATGTCTATTCAATCATTTCATCTTatgcaaaattaatttaatgtttttgaattacCTTCATTTGGGCGCTTTCTGTGGTAAATACTGATATGCGACTGATTGACAGTCCTACTTTACATCCATCATCACTTATAAACAATTAATACAGAATAATACTAAAGATCACTTTAAGCCTTTGAGTATCAACTTCCTGTGTAGTgctgtttgaaaataaaaaaaaacacttatgtGATGGAAAGAAGTGTGTACATGGTCTCTCTTGACTGAAAATGGGTCTTGGGTGTAATGGTTGGGCACCATCAAGTGTGGGAGGAGAGCAAAAGCAAGTAGCCAGTCCTGTGGTTGGAAAGACTGCTTGgtgtataatgtttttaaacacaCAATGTATGTTGTTCTGTGAAGTTCACCTCGGCAAGTTAAAAAGGTACACTGCTGACAGGCTGCTGAGCATGCTCAGTTTGGTTTCCGCATAGTAGGGAagttgacatatttaaacaaagAGAATGTTACTATATTGAAAACTGATAGTCACATTTCTGACAAATGCATGTCTATTTTGTGATACAACAGACAGATCAAGTCAATTTCATAAAGGTCAGTTTCaaaattgttttcaaaaattatttagaTTCACACAGAGCGTTGTAACccacaagaagaaaaaaatgtacaaaacataAGGGTTTAAAGATACAGCCATTGTACCACTTCAGAGGTCTTTTACTAACAAACTGATCTGAAATCAAGAGGTCGTTTCAGCCACTTTTACCACAAATGTCCAATTTGTGGTAAAAGTGCACCCCAGACACGACATCAAAGCTAATAAAAGCATAAAGACAGATAAAGACTGTGGGTTTTAGGCAAGTACTACcacaagtcacatcatttgtCCATATAAGGAGAATATGTGATACTAAACAGAGCTTCAGTCAAGAGGCCACAGTGTACAACATCATTTCCTGAGTAAGTGATTGACAGGAAGAAGCTTTTCAGTACAGAGAACTGCTGTGGTGAACATCAGCAGAGAGAAATTTAACTTTAGCACTGTCATAATCAGAATAATGAAACTGTATAagattttaatcatgtttttacatgcagtataaaagaaaaaaaatccaaaataccttATATACAATGCATATTTACCCGATCCACTTGTGGTAAGTgtaagtatatacagtatacacaccCAATATAAATAGTCACCATGATTTTGCAAAGTAAGACATATCCTTGGATTAACAAACctttgatcctggaacaacattcctgtactgaaaattttgtcttaaccatatccctactcctaaacctaaccctacacATAAGTTATcgctaaaatcagagggaaatgataggtgataAAACAcagatgtagaagcacctaaccctggttgtaagcctaaacttgacataaactgtaaacttgtctctcaaatctgattggttgattggaatgttgttccaggatcaacaaagatgttgatccaggaacatgtggTATTTGGTGAAATCAAATTCAACCCAGTAGATACAGGATATATACAACTGCATAAGTGCATTCGTTTGTATCTGTGCATATTTTGCAGGCATGATTTGCACACATCACAGTTTGATCATTTTCCAAACACAGGACTGACCTACTAGTGTGTCTTCACACCTCTCTCTGAAACCACACATACACCAttctcagattttttttttttttttacttgcctCCATTATCATAGTCAAAAATAACCCTTCCATATGTATTTTTGTCACAACTTAATTCTTAGTTTTAAGGCTTGCAGTAACGGAGAGCGAAATCAATGAACCCACAATAGTGACCTGTGTGAAACTGAAAGGGCTCTTTGAATCGTGGTCATAATAGATGTAACTCCACAGGTAAAGATTAATAATTAGCATGAACAAATATTGAATCCATACTTACAGGCTCAGTGTAATGATACAAGGGAGAGGTAGTTCATATGAATCCAGTAGCAGGagtttatttgaaatcaacacAGGACAAGCAAGACTGGAACGGAGAGAAACAATGTGTGAAACAGTACAGGATTGAAGCAGGAAGGCTTTCACCAGAAAGGGTGGAGGAGGATAAAACTCAGGTGGTGATTCACAGGTAAGCTTTTTCAAAATCTTTGGAATGATGCAAACATAACTCTGGTAAGTATTCACAGGAAAATCTTTGAAAGGAggcactgaacatatttcaggttGGTATTCACAGGTACAGTTCAGgattaaactaaaacttaacTTGTATCCTTTTGGAGAATCAAACAGCAAAACAGAAAATCTTTTACAGCGTTCTAAGCCTGACAAGGACTGATCTTAGTGTTTATATTCGGCCCACACATATTAATGACGAGTGTCAGGTGTGGCTCTTAAAGCTCATGGGAAGAGCGAGCATGATGGAACAGAGTCCGCAGGGTGATTGTGACACTCAGCTTTATGGGAGGGTCTTGCCCATCCTGGTAACCTGCTCAGCCTACTTTGAGAGTCCTTAGGCCCACTTTACACAGTAACTCTTACACAGTAACAGCCTTCAGATATGCATAATACAACTGGCCAAGTAATAGACTGACAAAATGGAATTTAGTTTAGAGatatgtttaatatcataatgcATCAATGGTTGAGAAGTTTGTTCTTCATTTAATTCACATACACCTGAAAGCATGTGAATTTGGATGCTTGCATGCCATTTAGATTTGGAGCTGGGATTGCCTTAGAACAATCTAACTGCAAAACTGAGTGCTATAGCATTTGTGGGATGggctggaccaacaagttcgaATTAGAGAGGTGTTTGAGTGTATCTTTGTACATGCAGATCAGCATAGATAGTATCAGAACTCTATAGCTTGTGCATATAGTGATAGACCAGTTTATCAGCTAGGCCTTTTAATTAGCCAATATTTGCCTTTTTTGAGATTAATGGACATTTAGAAATAGTAGAACACTCTAAATGGGTTTAATTGGCAATGGCAGATTCTGTAACATTATTTAGAACAGTGTTTCTTGTTACATTTATCAATGTCATTGCCGTACAGATACAAGTGTATGGAATTTGGTTCTGCCCCTTTTTCTAAAACAACCAGTCAAACATCAAAGTGTCAGTCTTTGATCTTTGATCACGGCTGTGTATAAAAGAGGAAGCAGTCTAAAGACGTACCATCAAATGGACACTGTCCACCATATAAGGACCCTTTAGTTCTCTTAAAATATTGGAATTATTTTGTACAATATAATCTGAGCTAAATTGACAGTCTCTTTTTATTCTGTGAACTGCAATTACTGTTAGTggattataatattaattctaACATCTTTCTTGTAAGGTTGTAAGTAATTCCTTAAAACATTCAAGAGCTTTATCAAGTTAATCATtgcaaaattattataattattgtttattcttttgacaaaatactgtattgtatttttattaccaaCATTACTGAGCTATTTTAGTAAAGGGTCAGTGTTTCAATCGTTAGtcattatttctgtttaaaCATATTTGCACATTTGTTCATTTGCGGACTTCTGTTGACATGTGTTTCATTAAAAGATCGGGATCTCAGTTCAGACACCCATCTcgttcctaaatgacaatgattcgcttgtgtctattaaacctttgacaaaatcacaccggAACGTTTAAATCTGTGTTGCCGCTGCCACTGACCCACAGAAAGCAGTTATATTATGGATAGGTATGAAACtacttcacaaacagtcttttcaaccatgCAGTATCATtctttctgtgttacaaatattaatattattacagaagtactgggatgaAAGTTtgtagttcggatataaacagtgatgtctacagaagcgatcaaaatagagcaaatcaccttttgaaagtaacttgtccTTCAAAAAAACGGTTGAATAGATtacattgttacgccactaggtggcgacaagtgactttaacatgtttgtcattgaatcattaattcaagagattcgttcaaaaacgctgattcatccagtaacgaaacaagtgaagtatttatgagtaaATTACTGAATCATTGATTCAAACAGTTTGATAATGAATTCAGattaaatcaaacattttaaatagactgcagaaattaacattttgtcagaaaatctagtagtaaattacatgttgttttgtttagttgtctgttcagaatcacgagagaatcgtgatctctgtttgaaacaataagaaatcatgattctcaatttatccagaactGTGCGGCTCTAGAGCATGCTAAATCTCAAACGTCTGGGAAtcaacagattaaaaaaaaaaacggcgaACAGgtgagagtctgctggcaaaaagtgaATGTGACAGAGCTCATTATTAAACGAGAATCAACATTGGATTGGCTTTTCGAAGATgtcgagaactgagggatttgaaatgttgtaaaagtaaCGCGGAGACTGTgattttattactcaacaggtgagtaagatATCTTAATTGAaaagataaattgccatatgtagctctctaacagagttcattgtaaaccATTATtggttgttgtagcgctgtgctggaatttattttgaaGGAAGTACCATGTCTATTAATAGGCATAACTATAGTTACATCTTCAGCTAGATgcgatcctttccatctaaactggttatatctttTAAGCCTAGGGCCCTGTTTCCACCGGgaattaagatgtgttttggtcgattggatcacaagtggacgatgctaaatacaggtgtaaatgaggtgtaaaatgttttgagcttgtccactttcgaccacttccagaggtagtcgaaaatgcaTTCGATCGGATTGCTTTCACAGTGTAaacactcatgtggtcgaatgtgttccaacagccacaaaagactgcCTACTTTCCGCCTAATGACTTAACGTGTACACATTATGGAAAGCATACTAGCCAGATGAGATTTTAAGTTTGTCGGCAGACCCAATTTTGagatgaagatgaaaaatgtaccaagcacaatgttctctcaccattcctgatttgtAACACACACGCACTGCGTTCGGTGTGGTCttgcggctatcagagcagaaatgaaagctgctgctccccatgTGTTTTTCAGTTGTCTCCGTGCACGTACGTATGTAAATTGTTACatattattttgtccattagattgaaagatcggGAAAAAAACATACGTTTACCTGCCCACAGACCCTCCCCTTGAataaatcaggacagaagtgattgaaagtggacaaaagagatggattaacaTACCAGGTGAAAACGGGCATGTGTCTCCCTCGCCCACTTGTGATTTGATTGACCAAAATACATCTTagtaccaggtggaaacagggcctagaaaagaatgttttatgagcagtaggataaccacATTCATCagcacagtcacgcagagccgaagcacaaccaaaacaatgtccACAAAAAGCatgcaattttgttttttaaccgctagagggccaaaagttactgTTACATGTTCACTGTTATGTTCCGTTAGTTTGACCTAGTTTTCCCCATTCTGTTTTATTAGTCATTGCTTTCACCTGAGTCTAGTTAATTACCTTGttaagttccctttgtttgtCCCGTGTATATATACCCTGTGTTTTCCTCCACTCCTTGTCCGTTCTCGTTCATGTTGATGTGCTTCTTGTATTCCTGCCTgttttgtcattaaatactATACTACGTATTCTCCGTCGTCCTTGTTCCTTGCTACACAGCCAAACTGTAACAGAAGAACGGACCAAGACAGTTTTGCGgcgttttcttttctttttgcttctttttctttcctgtCACCATGGACGACCGCTCACTCTGCGTGTTTTACTATTCCAGCCTAAGCGAGCAGTCTCGGGCACGCCTCCCAGGGAGCGGTCCTTGGAAGGATTTCGCCGCAttcgtggagtgggtgctggtgagTAACAACCAGCCAGTTCCTCGGCCCCACCATCGCTGCTGTCCTTCAGCCCTTCATCTTCTGTATGCCAGATGCCTACAGTCTTCTGTCCACCAGCGCCATCCCACACAGAGGGACTCTGTGCCCCCTGCTCCACCTCGGACAGCCGACACTTCGGTTCCACCGTAGCTCCtcctccctcggctccaccgGACACCATCGGCCATACGGTTTCTCCGGGCTCCCTCGTCTTTCCTTGGTCAGTCGTCCACCTGCCTGCACCTACGGTGCCGTCTGGCTCCTCCTTCCCTCCAGCTCCGCCTACATCCTCGGTCCCACCGGTTCAACCTCTGTCCTCTGGACGTCTGGTTCCACCTCGGATGCTCGTCGCCATGGCTGCACCTCGGTCTCCTGTACCATCGGCTGCGCGTGGGCTCTTCGGCTCATCGGCTACATCAGGGTCTCCATCACTAGCCACGTCTCCATTGGTCGTCACCAGGGTGGTGTCTACCACCACGTTGACACCACCACGGCTCCTCCCACCTGCGACTCCACCCTGGGGCCTCGTCATGGTTGGTCTCTGGACCAACATCTGGCTCCTTCTGCTCCAGGTTTCCCCTTGGCTCCTCCCATCCTCCACTCCCCCATGGACTATTTCTTTGGACTCTTTTTCATTTTGCCGCCCCTCCTCTCCTCGCCCTCCTTCAGAGCCGCCCCCCCAGTTGGACTTCCCGGTAGGGGGGCGATATGTTACATGTTCACTGTAATGTTCCGTTAGTTTGACCTAGTTTTCCCCATTCTGTTTTATTAGTCATTGCTTTCACCTGAGTCTAGTTAATTACCTTGttaagttccctttgtttgtcacgtgtgtgtatatataccctgTGTTTTCCTCCACTCCTTGTCCGTTCTCGTTCATGTTAATGTGCGTCTTGTATTCCTGCCTGTTTTGTCATTAAATACAAAACTACGTATTCTCCGTCGTCCTTGTTCCTTGCTACACAGCCAAACTGTAACagttacatagtgtgcctttaattaACTTTAATATATGGATTCATTAAGAGgacactttttttatatattcattatatattcactttcattcaatgtttatatgtgtcaGAAACATTATGTTGTAAAggaaattatttttgttgttattaatagATTGTTTGTCACCAACAAATTTGGTTCTGCCCCTTTCTCTTAAACAACCAGTTAAACATCAAAGTGTCAGTCTTTGATCTTTGAACACTGCTATGCATAAAAGAGGAAGCAGTATGAAATGAGGCATACAACCAAAGTGACACTTTCAGCTTGACCAGGGTACTTTAGTTCTCTTAAATACATACAATATTTACGTGATACATACGTGAGCCTCAATCATTATTAGAAGACTATAATATCAAATTAACATCTTATAAGGTTGTAAGTAATCTCTTTAAACTTTTAAGAACTTTAGCAAATTAATAATTGCAATTGTAGATCTTTTATCTACTTACGCTACTTAGTGGGGTCAGCATGATACAATAGTTAGTGATCTGATCTTCTAAACAGTTTCATGTTCAAACTTTTCCTTGTTTATTTCTCTTTTAGATTAAGTACAGGTGCTACAGAATGAAGTTCAGGGTTTTGTTTACCCTCTTTctcctcacaattgcaagtatgtttaaaaatgtattttaattgagCATTTTGTttcacatttgtgtttgttaCCATATCGCTTGTTTGTTTTATAGATGGGACATGTGAAAGAGAGGATTTTATTCACCAAATTCCTTTGCTAGTTGCTGAACTTAGAAGCAGTGTGATTATACCCTGCTCTCACTCAGATGACTTTATCAATTCTATTTCATGGTATAAACAATCTATCAGCAAGAAACCAATTCTCATAGCATATTCAGAACATGTTTCAGGAAGCGTTACATATCAAAATGGCTTTGACAAGACAAATCGATACTTTATCAGAATTGGAAGTGGCTCTTTTAATTTGAGCATCATTCACTTGGAGGAATATGATTTTGCAAACTACTATTGTGCTGTGAGGTTCTTGAACATTATTAGATTTGGAGAAGGGACGATTCTGCTGCCTAAAGGTGAGTTCATATTTGTGTTCCACAATCCACAATCTGGTTGCACATAATTGTgtattgttttaatgtatttacagAATGTTGAATTTCTTTCAGAAAGGGACAGAATGAGAAGCACCAGTGTTCTCCAGCAGCCTGTGTTTCACAGACTTCATCCAGGAGACTCAGTGACTCTGCAGTGTTCGGTCATCGGTGAGATCTGTGCCGGAGAATACAGCGTCTACTGGTTCAGACATTCATCAGGATATTCTCATCCAGGAATCATTTACACCTATGATAACAGGAGTGATCAATGTATGGAGAGATCAGAGAACAGCTCTTCTACCCAGAGCTGTGTCTACAGTCTCCCTCAGACTGAACTCAAACCATCTGATGCTGGGATTTATTACTGTGCTGTGGCCACATGTGGGAAGATACACTTTGGAAATGGAACTAAGTTGACTATTGAAGGTACAGCAATATTTGATTTTGATATATGCAACATATAGTACCACACTATTTTCCAGccaacaattattaaaatttctttgttttatgttgGTACTTGAACTCCTAAATCTATGTTACCATTTCAGCATCTTCGACCTTTTGGAATCCAGTAGTTTTAACCCTGTTCACAATAAGCGTAATATCCATAATTGTGAACATAATTCTGGTGAGACTGATACAAAAGAAGCTCAAAAAaggtaaatatattaaaataatctcaTAGAAAAATTAAATACTAAAGTACAAATATTCATCACTAAAttgctattttttaaattctgatCAGTGTAATAacaaagtatattttatttttatccaaaGATGCTTCAAAACAAACCAGAAATCAAAGGAATCAGGTAATGAGTTTTTATTTGCCCTGTAAGTTATAGAGAATGAAAAGatcaaatgttttataacaCATTAAACTTGGCCTCTGTGCCTGTACAAGTTGCCACAGTGGTGACATGTGTAATTTGACTTCAGGAAAATAATTATATGTGGATCAATGTCATTTtatgatcatttttaaaatgtaatttattcctgtgatgcaaagctaaattttttgcatcattattccagtctttagtgtcatacaatacttcagaaatcattcaagtaaaaaaaaaaaaaaaaaacactgtttatttaaaattatttttttcgtAACAATgttaaagtctttactgtccttttgaacagtttattgtccttgctgaataacagtatgcatattaatttctttaaaaaaaaatcttaatgacttttgaatggtactgtaaCTGTGTATACTGATAAATATGGAGTGCTAAAACTTTAATCAAAATGGTAACTTGAAgtgcagatttttttaaatatatttttttatttattaaatatatttatttatttatttactttttgtcCAAAGCAACATGTCTGTTTGTGTTGTTTCTGTTGAGTACAATTATAGCAAATCATAAAATGTATGGTTTTCAGTGATGTAGGTTGatcatgtttgtttttcctgTGCAGGTTGAGGAAACAGAAGCCCTAAATTATGTAGCCCTGAGTTTTTCTAAAAAGCCTGCCACCTCAAAAAGATCTGCAGTGAAAACCAGCCAAAAAGAAACTGTTTATTCACATATCACAAAGCACTAGTTAAGATAATTACTAATGCTAAGaagttattgttgttgttacattgttttattgttagtTTTACCAGTCTGGACattatctgattttttttttttttttttttttttttgatttatattcactgttaatgtatttttacatgtaaatatCAACAGGAATAACACCAATTAAAGAATACTGTCCGAAACATTTTTTCTCCACCACTGGCTGCTGGTGCACCCTAACATTTTTTGTCCATCTTTTTGCAGAGAAACTGTTGCGTCATTGATTCTCCACATGCATGAACGCTCTCCAATTGATTTCCCAATGATTCCTGCACCTACTGATACACAAGAACGCAAGACTGCGAAGAATTCTAAAACGGCATTCTTGCGCGAACACAGGTAGTCTAAATTCAGTATCGCTTGTTGCAGATGGAATCACATTCCATATATGGACAAGTGCGGTTGTCTATCGTATTTCTTGACAAGTGCTCCAAACATAAAGCAGAGTTAGCCAAACATAGccaatcaaatttttttttaaaaaaacacatgtatttatgaaaatagcACTGATACAGCATTATGAACCATGAACACGATAACGCGATGACACAGTGGATTAAAGAAGTCAATGATAAAACCCGAAAATGGACAGAATGGTAAATATGCCTTTATTCTTCCTGCTtgccctgttgaaaaaaaaaaacccagcatatgctggttaggtatgttttgaagcatggaagctggtccttagctggtttatgctggtccttagctggtttaaactggtcaagtgctggtccaaAGCAACTAGCTctagcttaggaccagcactgtcctccaaaaaaaaaaaaaaaaaacgaccctGTAGGTCGTTTTTCAaccaccttattacgacctatatttacgttttaaagtcatgcgccctctagcgggcgtaaaaataatgacagtatcgtgttacgtctgtcgtcatgaaatgacgtatgactgtcgttaccaatcaaaatgcgtgttcatttaaatgcaatgtgtggactttttacaccatttgtcctatttccattaactcttttttattttgttattaacgATTACTTttattggttggagaacatggtgttttttcaacagggtaaCTCTGTTAGATTGAAGTGTCATTTGGTCAGTAGTGCTTGTAAAAGTGATGAACATAATAAGAATATGGGCTAGTAGGTTTTAATTGCAGGCGAACAGCCAACCGATA
It encodes the following:
- the LOC127515401 gene encoding uncharacterized protein LOC127515401 isoform X2, encoding MLHFFILMFNIPQCTSKNSDITVQNHLRIIHPGDSVTFTCILSGEIRSSVAWLRQRVGEKPLLIASIFQALDVKFENEFDKCKRFFATKDDRSFNLSLTNAEESDTATYYCVTYAYKFIFGKGTDLIVKGGELSIDSDHQRPASDPEHLEESAVALQCAVVTQSCAGEHNVYWFRHESGESPPGIIYTQERRNGQCERSSDGNSTTHKCIYNLPKNSLSHSDAGIYYCAVAACGEILFGKGREVNLPGYYTPWSKIALVISNCLSVIVIIILGVQLYKHRRKDGTQNIQIGHLVDEDRDALNYAALSFQQKSSTSRRPREKHMR
- the nitr3a gene encoding novel immune-type receptor 3a, producing the protein MKFRVLFTLFLLTIANGTCEREDFIHQIPLLVAELRSSVIIPCSHSDDFINSISWYKQSISKKPILIAYSEHVSGSVTYQNGFDKTNRYFIRIGSGSFNLSIIHLEEYDFANYYCAVRFLNIIRFGEGTILLPKERDRMRSTSVLQQPVFHRLHPGDSVTLQCSVIGEICAGEYSVYWFRHSSGYSHPGIIYTYDNRSDQCMERSENSSSTQSCVYSLPQTELKPSDAGIYYCAVATCGKIHFGNGTKLTIEASSTFWNPVVLTLFTISVISIIVNIILVRLIQKKLKKDASKQTRNQRNQVEETEALNYVALSFSKKPATSKRSAVKTSQKETVYSHITKH
- the LOC127515401 gene encoding uncharacterized protein LOC127515401 isoform X1 → MLHFFILMFNIPQCTSKNSDITVQNHLRIIHPGDSVTFTCILSGEIRSSVAWLRQRVGEKPLLIASIFQALDVKFENEFDKCKRFFATKDDRSFNLSLTNAEESDTATYYCVTYAYKFIFGKGTDLIVKGGELSIDSDHQRPASDPEHLEESAVALQCAVVTQSCAGEHNVYWFRHESGESPPGIIYTQERRNGQCERSSDGNSTTHKCIYNLPKNSLSHSDAGIYYCAVAACGEILFGKGREVNLPDKCFQTHWTTAALIIIILSVIVIIIMAAQLYKHRKKDEMYNTQHGQLMADDADALNYAALSFQQKPSTSRRPRERNSQDNSIYTHVR